The Populus nigra chromosome 14, ddPopNigr1.1, whole genome shotgun sequence genome has a segment encoding these proteins:
- the LOC133672913 gene encoding pentatricopeptide repeat-containing protein At2g22070: MEIPNPPYFSCHSESCAHLLQTSLKSRDPLKGKSIHAQMVKLGLTFSVYLMNNLMNLYAKTGFLLDAHDLFNEMPVKTTFSWNTILSGYAKQGKLEKAHQVFDLIPVRDSVSWTTIIVGYNQMGRFEDAIKIFVDMVKDKVLPTQFTLTNVLASCAATGSRGIGKKVHSFVVKLGLHACVPVANSLLNMYAKTGDLKMAKVVFDRMKLRNTSSWNAMISLHMNCGRVDLALAQFELLSERDIVSWNSMIAGCNQHGFDNEALQFFSSMLKDTSLKPDRFSLASALSACANLEKLSFGKQIHGYIVRTMFDASGAVGNALISMYAKSGGVEIARRIIEQSGISDLDVIAFTALLDGYVKLGDITPARQIFNSLKDPDVVAWTAMIVGYVQNGLNNDAIEVFKTMVSEGPRPNSFTLAAMLSASSSVTSLNHGKQIHASAIRSGEALSPSVGNALTTMYAKAGSINGARKVFNLLRQNRDTVSWTSMIMALAQHGLGEEAIELFEQMLALGIKPDHITYVGVLSACTHGGLVEQGRSYFDLMKNVHKIDPTLSHYACMVDLFGRAGLLQEAYKFVENMPTEPDVIAWGSLLSSCKVYKNVDLAKVAAERLLLIEPNNSGAYSALANLYSSCGKWDDAAKIRKLMKARGVKKEQGLSWVQIQNKTHVFGVEDGLHPQKDEIYKMMDKIWKEIKKMGFAPDTESVLHDLEVEVKDQILRYHSEKLAIALGIISTPENTTLRIMKNLRVCNDCHNAIKFISKLVDREIIVRDATRFHHFKDGSCSCKDYW, encoded by the coding sequence ATGGAGATCCCCAACCCACCGTATTTCTCTTGTCATTCAGAGTCTTGTGCCCATCTCCTTCAAACTAGCCTTAAATCGAGAGACCCtttaaaaggaaaatcaatCCATGCTCAAATGGTTAAATTAGGCCTTACCTTCAGTGTCTATTTAATGAACAACCTCATGAACTTGTATGCAAAAACCGGGTTTCTTTTAGATGCCCACGATTTATTCAATGAAATGCCTGTGAAGACCACTTTCTCATGGAACACAATTCTTTCTGGGTATGCGAAGCAGGGAAAATTAGAGAAAGCCCATCAGGTGTTTGATTTAATACCTGTTCGTGATTCTGTTTCGTGGACTACGATAATCGTGGGTTATAATCAAATGGGTCGTTTTGAAGATGCGATAAAGATTTTCGTAGATATGGTGAAGGATAAAGTTTTGCCGACCCAGTTCACACTTACTAATGTCCTTGCTTCATGTGCTGCCACCGGGTCTCGAGGTATAGGGAAGAAGGTTCATTCTTTTGTTGTTAAATTAGGACTTCATGCGTGTGTTCCTGTTGCAAATTCGCTTTTAAATATGTATGCAAAGACAGGGGATTTGAAGATGGCCAAGGTTGTTTTTGATAGGATGAAGTTGAGGAACACATCAAGCTGGAATGCTATGATTTCCTTGCATATGAATTGTGGTAGGGTTGACCTCGCTCTTGCTCAGTTTGAGCTATTGAGTGAACGCGATATTGTTTCATGGAATTCAATGATTGCAGGATGCAATCAGCATGGTTTTGATAATGAAGCATTACAGTTCTTCTCTAGTATGTTAAAAGATACGTCTCTGAAGCCTGATAGGTTTTCCCTAGCAAGTGCTTTATCGGCTTGTGCCAATCTTGAGAAGTTGAGTTTTGGTAAACAAATTCATGGTTATATTGTTCGGACAATGTTCGACGCTTCAGGAGCTGTGGGAAATGCTTTGATCTCAATGTATGCAAAGTCTGGAGGAGTTGAAATTGCTCGAAGAATCATAGAGCAGAGTGGGATTTCAGATCTTGATGTGATAGCTTTTACGGCCTTATTGGATGGATATGTCAAGCTTGGTGATATAACCCCAGCCAGACAAATATTTAACTCATTGAAAGACCCTGATGTGGTTGCTTGGACTGCCATGATTGTAGGTTATGTACAGAATGGCTTAAATAATGATGCTATAGAGGTATTCAAAACAATGGTTAGTGAAGGGCCTCGGCCAAACAGTTTTACTCTAGCAGCTATGTTGAGTGCCAGTTCAAGTGTGACATCTTTGAATCATGGAAAACAAATTCATGCAAGTGCAATAAGATCAGGGGAGGCATTATCACCTTCTGTGGGCAATGCTCTGACTACGATGTATGCAAAAGCTGGAAGCATAAATGGTGCACGGAAAGTATTCAATCTTCTACGTCAGAACAGAGATACTGTATCTTGGACTTCTATGATTATGGCTTTAGCTCAACATGGTCTTGGAGAAGAAGCCATAGAACTATTTGAACAGATGTTGGCACTTGGTATCAAGCCTGACCATATAACTTATGTTGGGGTGCTCTCTGCCTGTACACATGGAGGATTGGTGGAGCAGGGCCGAAGCTATTTTGATCTGATGAAAAATGTACACAAAATTGATCCCACCCTGAGCCACTATGCATGCATGGTTGACCTATTTGGGCGTGCTGGATTGCTGCAAGAAGCATACAAATTTGTAGAAAATATGCCTACGGAACCAGATGTTATAGCCTGGGGTTCACTTTTATCTTCTTGTAAGGTTTATAAAAATGTTGATCTGGCAAAAGTTGCGGCAGAGAGACTGCTACTTATTGAGCCTAACAATAGTGGGGCATACTCTGCCCTTGCTAATTTGTATTCATCTTGTGGAAAATGGGATGATGCtgcaaaaattagaaaattgatGAAGGCTAGAGGAGTTAAAAAGGAGCAAGGACTTAGTTGGGTTCAGATCCAGAACAAAACCCATGTATTTGGAGTGGAGGATGGTCTTCACCCACAGAAAGACGAAATCTATAAGATGATGGACAAGATCTGGAAGGAGATAAAAAAGATGGGTTTTGCTCCAGACACTGAATCTGTATTGCATGACCTTGAAGTAGAGGTGAAAGATCAGATTCTTAGATATCACAGCGAGAAACTTGCCATCGCATTGGGGATAATAAGTACTCCAGAAAACACTACATTGCGGATCATGAAGAATCTTCGAGTCTGTAATGACTGTCACAATGCCATCAAATTTATCTCCAAGCTTGTGGACAGAGAAATAATTGTGAGAGATGCTACTCGTTTTCACCATTTCAAGGATGGATCCTGTTCTTGTAAGGACTATTGGTAG